From one Brachypodium distachyon strain Bd21 chromosome 4, Brachypodium_distachyon_v3.0, whole genome shotgun sequence genomic stretch:
- the LOC112272369 gene encoding clathrin heavy chain 1-like isoform X4: MLPSTAKGAHGIREQPHREVEAANSPIVVRQVLMLTSLGIEPQFLTFNHVTMESEKCICVRETSPHNRILIIDMVTRIPQPLRLPIAADSALINPDTSIVALKARLPGTVHDHLQIFNIEAKTRMKRKNMCEEVVFWKWITPKLLGLVTQVSVYHWSIEDAEPIKMFDRTANLANTRIINYRCDLAEKWLVLIGLASDVPEKPHLVKGDAQLFSVDQQCSQALRAHAACFATFKVPGNENLSTFICYVSKATNAGHTFELHVVELGARTEEPGFSKKQVGIFFTPRLLIDASLAMEFSQKYGLISVITKLGVLFIYDLETATQVYRDRITSDPILLTAESSTTGGFYAINTRGQVLHATINDATIVPFVRIQCMQLNNYKLAANLAKRANLPVAKDLVVQIFQELFSQTEYKEAAELAVEFPQGHLRTPETIAKFKIAPLQLGQASPLLQYFDTLLTKSKLDAYESLELSRLAINQNGRNLLEGWLADEKLECSEELGNFVKRVDNDLALKIYTKARENPIVVAAFSEGSILSSNITPGPSSEIADLASEIEALERILSDASAQPTRLSYALLRSVTNNFSKVIGHGGFAVVYQGVLQNGKIAVKKLSISDGFSDELFVDEIECLTKAKHNNVVRYLGYCADTQGELMEFNGRCVIAEVPKRLLCFEYVPNGSLHRYLKGKPCGDEWQVRYKIIKGICQGLQYLHKIRINHLDLKPGNILLDVGMEPKIADFGLSRCFDEEQSRVFTKHVYGTPGYIAPEIINSGEISFKSDIFAFGIIMIKLLTGHNDYDIERWHKSLNRDCPQVKRCIEIAQACVDDDQHKRPAISEIIHKLDELETTVDSPAIN, from the exons ATGCTGCCATCCACAGCTAAGGGAGCTCATGGAATTCGGGAGCAACCACATAGGGAGGTGGAGGCAGCCAACTCCCCCATCGTCGTCCGTCAGGTGCTCATG CTGACGAGCCTGGGGATCGAGCCCCAGTTCCTCACCTTCAACCATGTCACCATGGAGTCGGAGAAGTGCATCTGCGTCCGCGAGACCTCACCGCACAACAGAATCCTCATCATCGACATGGTCACGCGCATACCGCAGCCCCTCCGCCTGCCCATCGCCGCTGACTCCGCTCTCATCAACCCCGACACCAGTATCGTCGCGCTCAAAG CCCGATTACCTGGAACAGTACATGATCACCTGCAAATCTTCAATATTGAAGCTAAAACAAGAATGAAGAGGAAAAATATGTGTGAGGAG GTTGTGTTCTGGAAATGGATCACCCCAAAGTTGTTGGGATTGGTAACGCAAGTATCAGTTTATCACTGGTCTATTGAAG ATGCTGAACCCATCAAGATGTTTGATAGGACAGCTAATTTGGCCAACACTCGGATTATCAACTACCGTTGTGATCTGGCAGAGAAATGGCTTGTGCTTATTGGATTGGCATCTGATGTTCCAGAG AAGCCGCACTTGGTGAAGGGAGATGCACAACTTTTTTCTGTAGATCAGCAGTGTAGCCAGGCACTTAGAGCCCATGCAGCATGCTTTGCAACATTTAAG GTTCCTGGCAATGAGAACCTATCAACCTTCATCTGTTACGTCTCAAAGGCAACTAATGCTGGACATACTTTTGAGTTGCATGTTGTTGAATTGGGTGCACGGACAG AGGAACCTGGCTTTTCCAAGAAGCAAGTCGGTATCTTCTTCACACCACGTCTCCTGATTGATGCTTCTCTAGCCATGGAG TTCTCTCAGAAGTATGGCCTTATCTCTGTAATTACAAAGCTTGGCGTTTTGTTCATATATGACTTGGAAACTGCAACACAGGTTTATAGAGATAGAATCACTTCAGATCCTATATTGTTGACGGCAGAGTCTTCTACAACCGGTGGATTTTATGCCATCAACACGAGAGGACAAGTTTTACATGCCACAATTAATGATGCAACCATTGTGCCTTTTGTGAGAATTCAA TGCATGCAGTTGAACAACTATAAGCTAGCCGCAAATCTCGCCAAAAGAGCTAATCTTCCTGTGGCAAAGGACTTG GTTGTGCAAATATTCCAGGAACTGTTCTCCCAAACAGAATACAAGGAAGCAGCAGAACTGGCTGTAGAATTCCCTCAGGGTCATCTACGTACTCCCGAGACCATTGCAAAATTCAAG ATTGCTCCTCTTCAACTTGGGCAAGCATCTCCACTCCTGCAGTACTTCGACACATTGCTAACTAAATCGAAGCTCGATGCTTACGAGTCTCTTGAGTTATCTCGACTTGCTATTAATCAGAACGGGAGGAACCTTCTGGAGGGTTGGTTGGCAGATGAAAAGTTAGAGTGCAGTGAAGAGCTAGGTAATTTTGTTAAG AGAGTAGACAATGATCTTGCACTGAAGATATACACAAAGGCTAGGGAAAACCCCATAGTCGTGGCCGCTTTTAGTGAAGGGTCTATCTTGTCTAGCAACATCACCCCCGGGCCTTCTTCAG AAATCGCAGACCTAGCAAGTGAAATTGAAGCCCTTGAGCGCATATTGAGTGATGCAAGTGCACAGCCAACAAGGCTGTCTTATGCACTTCTAAGGTCTGTTACAAATAATTTCTCTAAAGTTATTGGGCATGGTGGATTTGCAGTAGTTTACCAG GGAGTTCTTCAAAACGGGAAGATTGCTGTTAAAAAGCTTTCCATATCAGATGGTTTTTCTGATGAGCTATTTGTGGACGAGATTGAGTGTTTAACAAAGGCAAAGCACAATAATGTAGTAAGGTATCTAGGCTATTGTGCAGATACACAAGGGGAATTGATGGAATTCAATGGAAGGTGTGTGATAGCAGAGGTACCAAAAAGGTTGCTCTGCTTTGAGTATGTCCCCAATGGAAGCCTTCACCGTTATCTTAAAG GAAAACCTTGTGGAGATGAATGGCAAGTACGTTATAAAATAATTAAGGGAATCTGTCAGGGTTTGCAGTATCTTCACAAAATCCGCATTAATCATTTGGATCTCAAGCCTGGTAATATTCTGTTGGATGTTGGCATGGAACCAAAAATTGCAGACTTTGGTTTGTCAAGATGCTTTGATGAAGAACAGTCCAGAGTTTTCACTAAACACGTTTATGGAACACC GGGATATATTGCACCAGAAATTATAAACAGTGGAGAAATATCATTCAAGTCAGATATATTCGCTTTCGGCATTATAATGATAAAGCTATTAACGGGGCACAACGACTATGATATTGAACGT TGGCATAAATCATTAAATAGGGACTGCCCACAAGTGAAAAGATGCATTGAAATAGCCCAAGCATGTGTGGACGATGACCAGCATAAAAGACCTGCCATAAGCGAGATAATTCATAAACTGGATGAGCTGGAGACCACTGTCGACTCTCCAGCTATCAATTAA
- the LOC112272369 gene encoding clathrin heavy chain 1-like isoform X3 — protein sequence MLPSTAKGAHGIREQPHREVEAANSPIVVRQVLMLTSLGIEPQFLTFNHVTMESEKCICVRETSPHNRILIIDMVTRIPQPLRLPIAADSALINPDTSIVALKARLPGTVHDHLQIFNIEAKTRMKRKNMCEEVVFWKWITPKLLGLVTQVSVYHWSIEGDAEPIKMFDRTANLANTRIINYRCDLAEKWLVLIGLASDVPEKPHLVKGDAQLFSVDQQCSQALRAHAACFATFKVPGNENLSTFICYVSKATNAGHTFELHVVELGARTEEPGFSKKQVGIFFTPRLLIDASLAMEFSQKYGLISVITKLGVLFIYDLETATQVYRDRITSDPILLTAESSTTGGFYAINTRGQVLHATINDATIVPFVRIQCMQLNNYKLAANLAKRANLPVAKDLVVQIFQELFSQTEYKEAAELAVEFPQGHLRTPETIAKFKIAPLQLGQASPLLQYFDTLLTKSKLDAYESLELSRLAINQNGRNLLEGWLADEKLECSEELGNFVKRVDNDLALKIYTKARENPIVVAAFSEGSILSSNITPGPSSEIADLASEIEALERILSDASAQPTRLSYALLRSVTNNFSKVIGHGGFAVVYQGVLQNGKIAVKKLSISDGFSDELFVDEIECLTKAKHNNVVRYLGYCADTQGELMEFNGRCVIAEVPKRLLCFEYVPNGSLHRYLKGKPCGDEWQVRYKIIKGICQGLQYLHKIRINHLDLKPGNILLDVGMEPKIADFGLSRCFDEEQSRVFTKHVYGTPGYIAPEIINSGEISFKSDIFAFGIIMIKLLTGHNDYDIERWHKSLNRDCPQVKRCIEIAQACVDDDQHKRPAISEIIHKLDELETTVDSPAIN from the exons ATGCTGCCATCCACAGCTAAGGGAGCTCATGGAATTCGGGAGCAACCACATAGGGAGGTGGAGGCAGCCAACTCCCCCATCGTCGTCCGTCAGGTGCTCATG CTGACGAGCCTGGGGATCGAGCCCCAGTTCCTCACCTTCAACCATGTCACCATGGAGTCGGAGAAGTGCATCTGCGTCCGCGAGACCTCACCGCACAACAGAATCCTCATCATCGACATGGTCACGCGCATACCGCAGCCCCTCCGCCTGCCCATCGCCGCTGACTCCGCTCTCATCAACCCCGACACCAGTATCGTCGCGCTCAAAG CCCGATTACCTGGAACAGTACATGATCACCTGCAAATCTTCAATATTGAAGCTAAAACAAGAATGAAGAGGAAAAATATGTGTGAGGAG GTTGTGTTCTGGAAATGGATCACCCCAAAGTTGTTGGGATTGGTAACGCAAGTATCAGTTTATCACTGGTCTATTGAAG GAGATGCTGAACCCATCAAGATGTTTGATAGGACAGCTAATTTGGCCAACACTCGGATTATCAACTACCGTTGTGATCTGGCAGAGAAATGGCTTGTGCTTATTGGATTGGCATCTGATGTTCCAGAG AAGCCGCACTTGGTGAAGGGAGATGCACAACTTTTTTCTGTAGATCAGCAGTGTAGCCAGGCACTTAGAGCCCATGCAGCATGCTTTGCAACATTTAAG GTTCCTGGCAATGAGAACCTATCAACCTTCATCTGTTACGTCTCAAAGGCAACTAATGCTGGACATACTTTTGAGTTGCATGTTGTTGAATTGGGTGCACGGACAG AGGAACCTGGCTTTTCCAAGAAGCAAGTCGGTATCTTCTTCACACCACGTCTCCTGATTGATGCTTCTCTAGCCATGGAG TTCTCTCAGAAGTATGGCCTTATCTCTGTAATTACAAAGCTTGGCGTTTTGTTCATATATGACTTGGAAACTGCAACACAGGTTTATAGAGATAGAATCACTTCAGATCCTATATTGTTGACGGCAGAGTCTTCTACAACCGGTGGATTTTATGCCATCAACACGAGAGGACAAGTTTTACATGCCACAATTAATGATGCAACCATTGTGCCTTTTGTGAGAATTCAA TGCATGCAGTTGAACAACTATAAGCTAGCCGCAAATCTCGCCAAAAGAGCTAATCTTCCTGTGGCAAAGGACTTG GTTGTGCAAATATTCCAGGAACTGTTCTCCCAAACAGAATACAAGGAAGCAGCAGAACTGGCTGTAGAATTCCCTCAGGGTCATCTACGTACTCCCGAGACCATTGCAAAATTCAAG ATTGCTCCTCTTCAACTTGGGCAAGCATCTCCACTCCTGCAGTACTTCGACACATTGCTAACTAAATCGAAGCTCGATGCTTACGAGTCTCTTGAGTTATCTCGACTTGCTATTAATCAGAACGGGAGGAACCTTCTGGAGGGTTGGTTGGCAGATGAAAAGTTAGAGTGCAGTGAAGAGCTAGGTAATTTTGTTAAG AGAGTAGACAATGATCTTGCACTGAAGATATACACAAAGGCTAGGGAAAACCCCATAGTCGTGGCCGCTTTTAGTGAAGGGTCTATCTTGTCTAGCAACATCACCCCCGGGCCTTCTTCAG AAATCGCAGACCTAGCAAGTGAAATTGAAGCCCTTGAGCGCATATTGAGTGATGCAAGTGCACAGCCAACAAGGCTGTCTTATGCACTTCTAAGGTCTGTTACAAATAATTTCTCTAAAGTTATTGGGCATGGTGGATTTGCAGTAGTTTACCAG GGAGTTCTTCAAAACGGGAAGATTGCTGTTAAAAAGCTTTCCATATCAGATGGTTTTTCTGATGAGCTATTTGTGGACGAGATTGAGTGTTTAACAAAGGCAAAGCACAATAATGTAGTAAGGTATCTAGGCTATTGTGCAGATACACAAGGGGAATTGATGGAATTCAATGGAAGGTGTGTGATAGCAGAGGTACCAAAAAGGTTGCTCTGCTTTGAGTATGTCCCCAATGGAAGCCTTCACCGTTATCTTAAAG GAAAACCTTGTGGAGATGAATGGCAAGTACGTTATAAAATAATTAAGGGAATCTGTCAGGGTTTGCAGTATCTTCACAAAATCCGCATTAATCATTTGGATCTCAAGCCTGGTAATATTCTGTTGGATGTTGGCATGGAACCAAAAATTGCAGACTTTGGTTTGTCAAGATGCTTTGATGAAGAACAGTCCAGAGTTTTCACTAAACACGTTTATGGAACACC GGGATATATTGCACCAGAAATTATAAACAGTGGAGAAATATCATTCAAGTCAGATATATTCGCTTTCGGCATTATAATGATAAAGCTATTAACGGGGCACAACGACTATGATATTGAACGT TGGCATAAATCATTAAATAGGGACTGCCCACAAGTGAAAAGATGCATTGAAATAGCCCAAGCATGTGTGGACGATGACCAGCATAAAAGACCTGCCATAAGCGAGATAATTCATAAACTGGATGAGCTGGAGACCACTGTCGACTCTCCAGCTATCAATTAA
- the LOC112272369 gene encoding clathrin heavy chain 1-like isoform X1, translating into MLPSTAKGAHGIREQPHREVEAANSPIVVRQVLMLTSLGIEPQFLTFNHVTMESEKCICVRETSPHNRILIIDMVTRIPQPLRLPIAADSALINPDTSIVALKARLPGTVHDHLQIFNIEAKTRMKRKNMCEEVVFWKWITPKLLGLVTQVSVYHWSIEGYSFDKSQCSLFKYYVQLCMIWLLCTQNQANLANTRIINYRCDLAEKWLVLIGLASDVPEKPHLVKGDAQLFSVDQQCSQALRAHAACFATFKVPGNENLSTFICYVSKATNAGHTFELHVVELGARTEEPGFSKKQVGIFFTPRLLIDASLAMEFSQKYGLISVITKLGVLFIYDLETATQVYRDRITSDPILLTAESSTTGGFYAINTRGQVLHATINDATIVPFVRIQCMQLNNYKLAANLAKRANLPVAKDLVVQIFQELFSQTEYKEAAELAVEFPQGHLRTPETIAKFKIAPLQLGQASPLLQYFDTLLTKSKLDAYESLELSRLAINQNGRNLLEGWLADEKLECSEELGNFVKRVDNDLALKIYTKARENPIVVAAFSEGSILSSNITPGPSSEIADLASEIEALERILSDASAQPTRLSYALLRSVTNNFSKVIGHGGFAVVYQGVLQNGKIAVKKLSISDGFSDELFVDEIECLTKAKHNNVVRYLGYCADTQGELMEFNGRCVIAEVPKRLLCFEYVPNGSLHRYLKGKPCGDEWQVRYKIIKGICQGLQYLHKIRINHLDLKPGNILLDVGMEPKIADFGLSRCFDEEQSRVFTKHVYGTPGYIAPEIINSGEISFKSDIFAFGIIMIKLLTGHNDYDIERWHKSLNRDCPQVKRCIEIAQACVDDDQHKRPAISEIIHKLDELETTVDSPAIN; encoded by the exons ATGCTGCCATCCACAGCTAAGGGAGCTCATGGAATTCGGGAGCAACCACATAGGGAGGTGGAGGCAGCCAACTCCCCCATCGTCGTCCGTCAGGTGCTCATG CTGACGAGCCTGGGGATCGAGCCCCAGTTCCTCACCTTCAACCATGTCACCATGGAGTCGGAGAAGTGCATCTGCGTCCGCGAGACCTCACCGCACAACAGAATCCTCATCATCGACATGGTCACGCGCATACCGCAGCCCCTCCGCCTGCCCATCGCCGCTGACTCCGCTCTCATCAACCCCGACACCAGTATCGTCGCGCTCAAAG CCCGATTACCTGGAACAGTACATGATCACCTGCAAATCTTCAATATTGAAGCTAAAACAAGAATGAAGAGGAAAAATATGTGTGAGGAG GTTGTGTTCTGGAAATGGATCACCCCAAAGTTGTTGGGATTGGTAACGCAAGTATCAGTTTATCACTGGTCTATTGAAGGTTACTCCTTTGACAAATCACAATGTTCGCTCTTTAAGTACTATGTCCAGCTTTGCATGATTTGGCTGCTATGTACACAAAACCAAG CTAATTTGGCCAACACTCGGATTATCAACTACCGTTGTGATCTGGCAGAGAAATGGCTTGTGCTTATTGGATTGGCATCTGATGTTCCAGAG AAGCCGCACTTGGTGAAGGGAGATGCACAACTTTTTTCTGTAGATCAGCAGTGTAGCCAGGCACTTAGAGCCCATGCAGCATGCTTTGCAACATTTAAG GTTCCTGGCAATGAGAACCTATCAACCTTCATCTGTTACGTCTCAAAGGCAACTAATGCTGGACATACTTTTGAGTTGCATGTTGTTGAATTGGGTGCACGGACAG AGGAACCTGGCTTTTCCAAGAAGCAAGTCGGTATCTTCTTCACACCACGTCTCCTGATTGATGCTTCTCTAGCCATGGAG TTCTCTCAGAAGTATGGCCTTATCTCTGTAATTACAAAGCTTGGCGTTTTGTTCATATATGACTTGGAAACTGCAACACAGGTTTATAGAGATAGAATCACTTCAGATCCTATATTGTTGACGGCAGAGTCTTCTACAACCGGTGGATTTTATGCCATCAACACGAGAGGACAAGTTTTACATGCCACAATTAATGATGCAACCATTGTGCCTTTTGTGAGAATTCAA TGCATGCAGTTGAACAACTATAAGCTAGCCGCAAATCTCGCCAAAAGAGCTAATCTTCCTGTGGCAAAGGACTTG GTTGTGCAAATATTCCAGGAACTGTTCTCCCAAACAGAATACAAGGAAGCAGCAGAACTGGCTGTAGAATTCCCTCAGGGTCATCTACGTACTCCCGAGACCATTGCAAAATTCAAG ATTGCTCCTCTTCAACTTGGGCAAGCATCTCCACTCCTGCAGTACTTCGACACATTGCTAACTAAATCGAAGCTCGATGCTTACGAGTCTCTTGAGTTATCTCGACTTGCTATTAATCAGAACGGGAGGAACCTTCTGGAGGGTTGGTTGGCAGATGAAAAGTTAGAGTGCAGTGAAGAGCTAGGTAATTTTGTTAAG AGAGTAGACAATGATCTTGCACTGAAGATATACACAAAGGCTAGGGAAAACCCCATAGTCGTGGCCGCTTTTAGTGAAGGGTCTATCTTGTCTAGCAACATCACCCCCGGGCCTTCTTCAG AAATCGCAGACCTAGCAAGTGAAATTGAAGCCCTTGAGCGCATATTGAGTGATGCAAGTGCACAGCCAACAAGGCTGTCTTATGCACTTCTAAGGTCTGTTACAAATAATTTCTCTAAAGTTATTGGGCATGGTGGATTTGCAGTAGTTTACCAG GGAGTTCTTCAAAACGGGAAGATTGCTGTTAAAAAGCTTTCCATATCAGATGGTTTTTCTGATGAGCTATTTGTGGACGAGATTGAGTGTTTAACAAAGGCAAAGCACAATAATGTAGTAAGGTATCTAGGCTATTGTGCAGATACACAAGGGGAATTGATGGAATTCAATGGAAGGTGTGTGATAGCAGAGGTACCAAAAAGGTTGCTCTGCTTTGAGTATGTCCCCAATGGAAGCCTTCACCGTTATCTTAAAG GAAAACCTTGTGGAGATGAATGGCAAGTACGTTATAAAATAATTAAGGGAATCTGTCAGGGTTTGCAGTATCTTCACAAAATCCGCATTAATCATTTGGATCTCAAGCCTGGTAATATTCTGTTGGATGTTGGCATGGAACCAAAAATTGCAGACTTTGGTTTGTCAAGATGCTTTGATGAAGAACAGTCCAGAGTTTTCACTAAACACGTTTATGGAACACC GGGATATATTGCACCAGAAATTATAAACAGTGGAGAAATATCATTCAAGTCAGATATATTCGCTTTCGGCATTATAATGATAAAGCTATTAACGGGGCACAACGACTATGATATTGAACGT TGGCATAAATCATTAAATAGGGACTGCCCACAAGTGAAAAGATGCATTGAAATAGCCCAAGCATGTGTGGACGATGACCAGCATAAAAGACCTGCCATAAGCGAGATAATTCATAAACTGGATGAGCTGGAGACCACTGTCGACTCTCCAGCTATCAATTAA
- the LOC112272369 gene encoding clathrin heavy chain 1-like isoform X2 gives MLPSTAKGAHGIREQPHREVEAANSPIVVRQVLMLTSLGIEPQFLTFNHVTMESEKCICVRETSPHNRILIIDMVTRIPQPLRLPIAADSALINPDTSIVALKARLPGTVHDHLQIFNIEAKTRMKRKNMCEEVVFWKWITPKLLGLVTQVSVYHWSIEGYSFDKSQCSLFKYYVQLCMIWLLCTQNQANLANTRIINYRCDLAEKWLVLIGLASDVPEKPHLVKGDAQLFSVDQQCSQALRAHAACFATFKVPGNENLSTFICYVSKATNAGHTFELHVVELGARTEEPGFSKKQVGIFFTPRLLIDASLAMEFSQKYGLISVITKLGVLFIYDLETATQVYRDRITSDPILLTAESSTTGGFYAINTRGQVLHATINDATIVPFCMQLNNYKLAANLAKRANLPVAKDLVVQIFQELFSQTEYKEAAELAVEFPQGHLRTPETIAKFKIAPLQLGQASPLLQYFDTLLTKSKLDAYESLELSRLAINQNGRNLLEGWLADEKLECSEELGNFVKRVDNDLALKIYTKARENPIVVAAFSEGSILSSNITPGPSSEIADLASEIEALERILSDASAQPTRLSYALLRSVTNNFSKVIGHGGFAVVYQGVLQNGKIAVKKLSISDGFSDELFVDEIECLTKAKHNNVVRYLGYCADTQGELMEFNGRCVIAEVPKRLLCFEYVPNGSLHRYLKGKPCGDEWQVRYKIIKGICQGLQYLHKIRINHLDLKPGNILLDVGMEPKIADFGLSRCFDEEQSRVFTKHVYGTPGYIAPEIINSGEISFKSDIFAFGIIMIKLLTGHNDYDIERWHKSLNRDCPQVKRCIEIAQACVDDDQHKRPAISEIIHKLDELETTVDSPAIN, from the exons ATGCTGCCATCCACAGCTAAGGGAGCTCATGGAATTCGGGAGCAACCACATAGGGAGGTGGAGGCAGCCAACTCCCCCATCGTCGTCCGTCAGGTGCTCATG CTGACGAGCCTGGGGATCGAGCCCCAGTTCCTCACCTTCAACCATGTCACCATGGAGTCGGAGAAGTGCATCTGCGTCCGCGAGACCTCACCGCACAACAGAATCCTCATCATCGACATGGTCACGCGCATACCGCAGCCCCTCCGCCTGCCCATCGCCGCTGACTCCGCTCTCATCAACCCCGACACCAGTATCGTCGCGCTCAAAG CCCGATTACCTGGAACAGTACATGATCACCTGCAAATCTTCAATATTGAAGCTAAAACAAGAATGAAGAGGAAAAATATGTGTGAGGAG GTTGTGTTCTGGAAATGGATCACCCCAAAGTTGTTGGGATTGGTAACGCAAGTATCAGTTTATCACTGGTCTATTGAAGGTTACTCCTTTGACAAATCACAATGTTCGCTCTTTAAGTACTATGTCCAGCTTTGCATGATTTGGCTGCTATGTACACAAAACCAAG CTAATTTGGCCAACACTCGGATTATCAACTACCGTTGTGATCTGGCAGAGAAATGGCTTGTGCTTATTGGATTGGCATCTGATGTTCCAGAG AAGCCGCACTTGGTGAAGGGAGATGCACAACTTTTTTCTGTAGATCAGCAGTGTAGCCAGGCACTTAGAGCCCATGCAGCATGCTTTGCAACATTTAAG GTTCCTGGCAATGAGAACCTATCAACCTTCATCTGTTACGTCTCAAAGGCAACTAATGCTGGACATACTTTTGAGTTGCATGTTGTTGAATTGGGTGCACGGACAG AGGAACCTGGCTTTTCCAAGAAGCAAGTCGGTATCTTCTTCACACCACGTCTCCTGATTGATGCTTCTCTAGCCATGGAG TTCTCTCAGAAGTATGGCCTTATCTCTGTAATTACAAAGCTTGGCGTTTTGTTCATATATGACTTGGAAACTGCAACACAGGTTTATAGAGATAGAATCACTTCAGATCCTATATTGTTGACGGCAGAGTCTTCTACAACCGGTGGATTTTATGCCATCAACACGAGAGGACAAGTTTTACATGCCACAATTAATGATGCAACCATTGTGCCTTTT TGCATGCAGTTGAACAACTATAAGCTAGCCGCAAATCTCGCCAAAAGAGCTAATCTTCCTGTGGCAAAGGACTTG GTTGTGCAAATATTCCAGGAACTGTTCTCCCAAACAGAATACAAGGAAGCAGCAGAACTGGCTGTAGAATTCCCTCAGGGTCATCTACGTACTCCCGAGACCATTGCAAAATTCAAG ATTGCTCCTCTTCAACTTGGGCAAGCATCTCCACTCCTGCAGTACTTCGACACATTGCTAACTAAATCGAAGCTCGATGCTTACGAGTCTCTTGAGTTATCTCGACTTGCTATTAATCAGAACGGGAGGAACCTTCTGGAGGGTTGGTTGGCAGATGAAAAGTTAGAGTGCAGTGAAGAGCTAGGTAATTTTGTTAAG AGAGTAGACAATGATCTTGCACTGAAGATATACACAAAGGCTAGGGAAAACCCCATAGTCGTGGCCGCTTTTAGTGAAGGGTCTATCTTGTCTAGCAACATCACCCCCGGGCCTTCTTCAG AAATCGCAGACCTAGCAAGTGAAATTGAAGCCCTTGAGCGCATATTGAGTGATGCAAGTGCACAGCCAACAAGGCTGTCTTATGCACTTCTAAGGTCTGTTACAAATAATTTCTCTAAAGTTATTGGGCATGGTGGATTTGCAGTAGTTTACCAG GGAGTTCTTCAAAACGGGAAGATTGCTGTTAAAAAGCTTTCCATATCAGATGGTTTTTCTGATGAGCTATTTGTGGACGAGATTGAGTGTTTAACAAAGGCAAAGCACAATAATGTAGTAAGGTATCTAGGCTATTGTGCAGATACACAAGGGGAATTGATGGAATTCAATGGAAGGTGTGTGATAGCAGAGGTACCAAAAAGGTTGCTCTGCTTTGAGTATGTCCCCAATGGAAGCCTTCACCGTTATCTTAAAG GAAAACCTTGTGGAGATGAATGGCAAGTACGTTATAAAATAATTAAGGGAATCTGTCAGGGTTTGCAGTATCTTCACAAAATCCGCATTAATCATTTGGATCTCAAGCCTGGTAATATTCTGTTGGATGTTGGCATGGAACCAAAAATTGCAGACTTTGGTTTGTCAAGATGCTTTGATGAAGAACAGTCCAGAGTTTTCACTAAACACGTTTATGGAACACC GGGATATATTGCACCAGAAATTATAAACAGTGGAGAAATATCATTCAAGTCAGATATATTCGCTTTCGGCATTATAATGATAAAGCTATTAACGGGGCACAACGACTATGATATTGAACGT TGGCATAAATCATTAAATAGGGACTGCCCACAAGTGAAAAGATGCATTGAAATAGCCCAAGCATGTGTGGACGATGACCAGCATAAAAGACCTGCCATAAGCGAGATAATTCATAAACTGGATGAGCTGGAGACCACTGTCGACTCTCCAGCTATCAATTAA